Proteins from one Telopea speciosissima isolate NSW1024214 ecotype Mountain lineage chromosome 1, Tspe_v1, whole genome shotgun sequence genomic window:
- the LOC122667298 gene encoding uncharacterized protein C24B11.05-like, which produces MEFDDRFQQAQRPKYDCLLFDLDDTLYPLNSGLSIGCLHNIEDYMVLKLGIEKSKISELGNLLYKNYGTTMAGLRAIGYDFDYDDYHGFVHGRLPYEKLKPDPVLRNLLLSLPLRKVIFTNADKVHAAKVLSKLGLEDCFEGIICFETLNPTDKNNVSSHDEVDSVFDASMQTTTTGSEPFDIVGHFAQPNAGSQQLPRTPILCKPSEDAIEQALRIANIDPQRTIFFDDSVRNIQSGKRVGLHTVLVGTSQRPKGADFALESIHNIREALPELWEVEEKSEVRYSGKIAIETSVTA; this is translated from the exons ATGGAGTTCGACGATAGATTTCAACAGGCCCAGAGACCCAAATATGATTGCCTACTTTTTG ATTTAGATGACACCCTTTATCCCCTGAATTCTGGTTTGTCAATAGGATGTCTCCATAATATTGAAG ATTATATGGTTCTAAAGCTTGGCATAGAGAAGAGCAAAATCTCTGAGCTGGGTAATCTACTCTACAAAAATTATGGGACAACAATGGCTGGTTTGAGG GCAATCGGTTATGACTTTGACTATGATGACTACCACGG TTTTGTTCATGGACGATTGCCATATGAGAAGCTGaaacccgaccctgttttaaggaACCTTTTACTGAGTTTGCCACTCCGGAAAGTT ATATTCACGAACGCAGATAAGGTACATGCAGCTAAAGTTCTTAGCAAGCTTGGGTTAGAGGATTGTTTTGAAGGAATTATATGCTTTGAGACTCTGAATCCAACGGACAAGAACAATGTTTCTTCTCATGATGAGGTGGATTCTGTGTTTGATGCTTCGATGCAAACTACTACTACTGGCTCTGAGCCTTTCGACATTGTTGGGCATTTTGCTCAACCTAATGCTGGATCACAACAATTGCCCAGGACACCAATTCTCTGCAAACCGTCTGAAGATGCCATTGAGCAAGCCCTTAGGATAGCCAATATCGATCCTCAGAGAACA attttcTTCGATGACAGTGTCCGTAACATACAGTCTGGAAAACGTGTTGGTCTCCACACTGTGCTG GTGGGAACTTCTCAGAGACCCAAAGGTGCGGATTTTGCATTAGAGAGCATCCACAACATCCGTGAAGCATTGCCCGAGCTCTGGGAAGTTGAAGAGAAGTCGGAGGTCAGGTATTCCGGCAAGATTGCAATAGAGACATCTGTGACAGCTTAG